GATGGGATCCCCACGCTTGCGCCTCTTACGCCGTCAGGCAGAGCGGATCTTTGGCCGCTGCCGTCTGCCCACAGCTCCATGGGCGTGGGCAATGCTTCATCGGGCGGCGGAATCTCCTCAGGGACCACAGTGGGAGCTACGAAAGCGTCGGCCAGGATGACCGCTCTTTCCACGGGCTGGCTCTGTGGCGAGGAAGGGGCGGGCGGCGGCGGCACCGGCAGCGGCTGAACGCGGGGCGGCGGCGCCATGAAGGCCAGCAATTGGCTGCCCGGCAGGGCCTGGTAGAAGATCATCGGCAAGGCCAGGACCAGTCCGATGACGATGCCGTGTGCGAGCAAGGAAAACCAGAACCCGCGACCGCCCGAGTTTTTCTTGCGGGCGCACGACGACTCCAACAATTGATCAAACATCTTAACCTCCGTGTAATTTGTAATATGTAGTCGCTGCAGGGGCGCGGAAGTTCCATCTTTCGTCACAGGAGCCCCGCTCGCCAATCGCGAGGCAGGGCAAGGGCCGGTAAAGGCCCCTCGGGGCCTGGTGACGCTCAAGGGGGTCAGCCCTGGGAGTTAAGCTATCAGGCCGAGATGGAAGCACCCGATCTCAAAGTGCTGCAAGAAATGCGCCCGATTCCCGATCAGGGGTTGGGGCCGGAGCAGAAGCTGGCATTGGCCGTGCTTGTCAAGGCCGTCTCGGACGTGCGCAGCGGCAATGCCTATGGAGTGGAAGCTGCTGCTTTTCTGCAATCGAGCCGCAGCGAGTTCTGGCTGCAGTTGCTGGGAGCCACCGCGCGGGGCCGCGAACGAGTGCGCCGGGAGGCTGCCCGACTAGGGGATTAGCGGCGCTTTGAGCCCGCAAGAGCCGAAGAATTGAG
This genomic interval from Acidobacteriota bacterium contains the following:
- a CDS encoding TonB family protein codes for the protein MFDQLLESSCARKKNSGGRGFWFSLLAHGIVIGLVLALPMIFYQALPGSQLLAFMAPPPRVQPLPVPPPPAPSSPQSQPVERAVILADAFVAPTVVPEEIPPPDEALPTPMELWADGSGQRSALPDGVRGASVGIPSGLTRVSPSTVPPPPPPPRPKNLEPERVGGDVLASRLIRRVDPVYPDLARRIGLQGKVLIKVIVDEEGKVTQAEVVDGHKFLAEPALEAVLQWRYSPTILNGQPVPVVGTISVRFRLNR